From the genome of Prunus persica cultivar Lovell chromosome G8, Prunus_persica_NCBIv2, whole genome shotgun sequence:
TTTGGGGAAAGCAAGTGTCATTCTCCAAGCAGTATAATGCAGATGTTTCAGAGCTCCCTTTTCTGCCTGCAACCACAGGGCGATTCGTACACACGGAGATCTGCTTTTGATTCAATGTTGGCTGGTTGCATACCTGTCTTCTTCCATCCTGGGTCCGCATACACACAATATACTTGGCATCTCCCAAAAGATTATACAAAGTATTCAGTGTTCATCCCAGAAAATGACATTCGTAAGAGGAACGTTAGCATTGAGGAAACGCTAAGAAGAATTCCTCCCGAGCAGGTGAAGAAAATGAGGGAGGAAGTTATTAAACTTATTCCAAGTCTGGTATATGCTGATCCCCGCTCTAAGTTGGGGGTTTTTAAAGATGCCTTTGATGTTTCTGTACAAGCAATTATTAACAAAGTTACAAAGTTGAGGATGGACATCCTTGAAGGTCGTACAGATGATAACTTTATTGAGGAAAACAGTTGGAAGTATGCTTTGTTGGAGGAGGGGCAACGTGAGGTAGGACCTCATGAATGGGATCCTTTCTTCTCGAAGCCAAAGGATGGCGAGGGAGATTCTGGTGGGACATCTGCTGAAGCTGCGAAAAATTCTTGGCATAATGAACAACGACAACATCAATCATCGGGCAGGTAACAGCACAGCAATAAGGAATCCAATCCACCAATGGCTAATGCATGAAGACAACAGATTAGCCTATGTGCCTTCCTGCATTGTGTTCGGGCAGGTATGGGCTCTTGCTGGTTCCTTGTCATGAACACTCATCACAGAACTCACCATCAAGATATCCAGAGACCCACATTCTtgttcaaatccaaaacataCAAATAGTTTCTGCTTCTAGTGCATTTTTCCTATACGATATTTATACTTTCTGCATTGTGTAATTTTTGGTAGTTATTCTTTGTCATGTAGTCTAGCCAAGCTTTCATGTTCTTATCATCTTAcaggaaataaaaatgagtAATTATTAGTCCTTTATGTTATCATACGAACTAAATTCAAGTATGATGTCGCCCACATAAAGTTCATTTTATCTGATACAGGAGAGCTGTGATACCATAAGCTTAATCTTCTGCACAAAATTTAGCAAATCTGTTATCTTTGCCAAAGTTGAGCTACTTTTTAGGATCACAGGTTTTACCAAATTGTGTATGACTTTCTTTACCCTTTCCATATATGATTCAATTGACtgtaaagaaattgaaaacaactGTGAAAAGAGCTGAGCATGAAGAGATGTTTAACACAGGTTTTACCAAAGTTAAGCTGATACAAAGCTAAGGATGTTCAACATTGACAAACAACCAAACCCATCATCTCTTTCAGAATTTATATTTCTCTGTTCTATTCTATGCATGCAAACTCCATCTTCTCCAAGTCCCAAAAATTTCTTTGAGTTTTTGGTCCGAAGGGCAGCTTCTCCCTCTTACATGAAAAACAATGATAATTTTGTCTGGCTTTCTTAGGGCATTCCTCAGTTTGATGCAAGCCCCACAGCTCTAGCAGCAATTTTCTTATTAGGTTTCTGTCTTCCGTGTGTATATATTCAAAAACATTCCTTTTATGCGACTCATGCTCTCTCCCCGACAATTTTGCCGCTAAAATTGAGTTTGGGCCTTTTGATTGGGCCACTCTTAATTCGATTTTGATCCCAATTTAGATATAAACggtaatttaatttcaatatgATAATCGAGTTAGTATCGTTTGAATGCAACGGTCCATTAGTATGATAGACAAACTACAAATTAGAGTTAATCACTCCAACTTAgtaagtaatttatttttatgttcatCACATGCAACTCTTTGgagatatttaaaatatataaaaaaattgctgAGAATATGTTCATATTGTAACACCCAAATATGGTCCTGAATGCGCTTCAGACACTTTCTCTAATACTGcgatttggtttttcaatctTCCCTTCTATGTTTAATGTAAAGTAATTTGATACGTCAATCCTCattgtaatttcttttttacttaaaaaagGGTCATAAGGagtattttgtttgtttaatttgataATGGAAATCGTAAGAATTAAGAGAATATTTTCAGCATCACCATCTGTTATGTAATATTATCATTTTACTCTATagtataattttataaatccaTTACATACccataaattatattataacCAGTGAATTACTAACAAAATGTGACGTGAtggcgtcaaatttttttcgtAAAAATAGGGTGGCAGTAATGCACAAGCTGCATGCGGCGGAGGGAGCCATGGAGAGCAAatccacagagagagagagagagagagagagagagagagagagagagagagagagagagagcgtgtGGATAAATGCAGAGCAGCACGAGATAGAGATCAGCATTTAATGATGCCAACATCTATGCTCTTTAGGTTAGTACAACAAAAAGCCAAGTGAAATTCAAACACCAAATTGAGAAACGAAGATTCATagaatttttgtaaaaacataACTGCCTTTGGTAGTAAATGAATTAAAGCTTAACCATAAATTCCCGTGAAAGCTTTAGCTCAAGCTCTTCAGCACTACCAAGGATCCTCGTGATGTAGAGCTCTTAAATTTCACGAGTTTTGTATTTCAACTcagagctctctctctcagctcaGAGAGAAAATGCCtcccaaacccaaaaccctgTTCTCAATTGATCTCATCTCCCCAACTCCTTCAAATACCCCAGACTTCTTCCTCCAAATCATGCACATTTGCAGCCTAAGCTCCATTGTTGTCATCTTAACTTTCTACCATGGATTTCAAAACCCATCTTTTCGTTTCCATTCTCTTCCTTTGCTCGGTTTGCCTTCATGCAAACACTCTCCAGACTTACATTGTTCAGCTCCACCCACAAGGTGTGACCAGCTCTTCTTTTGCTACTAAGCCTAGTTGGCATCTCTCATTTCTTCAACAAACCATGTCATCTGAAGAAGACGCTTCTTCTCGgcttctctactcttaccATTCTGCCATGGAAGGCTTTGCTGCTCAGCTGTCTGAATCTGAGCTTGCGTCCTTGCAAATGCTGCCTGATGTCATTGCAATTAGGCCTGACCACCGCCTCCAAATCCACACAACTTATTCATACAAGTTCTTGGGGCTTAACACTGCTTCAAGTGATGGTGCTTGGCACAAGTCTGCATTTGGTCGAGGCACGATCATTGGGGTGCTTGATACAGGAGTTTGGCCCGAGAGTCCAAGCTTCAACGATCGTGGGATGCCACCAGTTCCCAGAAAGTGGAGAGGGATTTGCCAAGAAGGGCAAAACTTCAATTCTTCGAATTGTAACAAGAAACTCATTGGTGCCAGGTTCTTCACTGAAGGTCATCGCGTAGCTTCAGTGTCATCATACTCACCAGATGCTGGTCATGAGTATGTGTCACCGCGTGATTCCCATGGGCATGGAACACATACATCATCAACAGCTGGGGGTGCTTCTGTCGGAATGGCAAGTGTTTTTGGCAATGCAGCTGGTGTGGCTCGAGGAATGGCTCCCGGCGCACATGTAGCAGTGTACAAAGTCTGCTGGCTTAATGGATGTTATAGCTCTGATATCCTTGCTGCAATGGATGTTGCAATTAGAGATGGAGTAGacattctctccctctctctagGTGGCTTCCCCATTCCACTTTTTGATGACAGCATTGCAATTGGCAGTTTTCGTGCAGTGGAGCATGGAATTTCAGTTGTATGTGCAGCAGGCAACGGTGGTCCAATTCAAAGCTCAGTTGCCAACGAAGCTCCTTGGATTGCTACCATTGGTGCCAGCACACTAGACCGAAGATTTCCCGGCATAGTTCAAATGGGGAATGGAAAATACCTCTATGGAGAATCCATGTACCCAGGAAACCATCTTATGAGAGCTGGGAAAGCGCTTGAACTGGTTTATGTGACCGGTGAGAATAGTGGAAGTGAATATTGCTTCAGAGGGTCTCTCCCAAGAGCAATAGTCCGCGGCAAAATAGTGGTTTGTGACCGAGGTGTCAATGGAAGGGCGGAGAAAGGTGAAGTGGTGAAGGAAGCTGGAGGAGCTGCAATGATTTTGGCAAATACAGAGATAAACCTAGAGGAGAACTCTGTTGATGTCCACCTCTTGCCTGCAACTCTGATTGGCTTCAAAGAGTCAGTTCACTTGAAGGCTTACATAAACTCAACAAGGAGACCAACAGCTAGAATTGTATTTGGAGGCACAGTTATAGGAAAATCCAGGGCACCAGCAGTAGCTCAGTTCTCAGCTAGAGGACCGAGTTATTCTAACCCTTCAATCCTCAAACCAGATGTGATTGCTCCAGGGGTCAACATCATTGCTGCTTGGCCTCAAAACTTAGGTCCCACTGGCCTTCCAGAAGATTCTAGGAGAGTAAATTTCACTATCATGTCGGGGACTTCAATGGCCTGTCCTCATGCCAGTGGAATTGCTGCTCTTCTACGCTCAGCTCATCCCAAATGGAGCCCTGCGGCAATTAAATCTGCTGTTATGACAACTGCTGAGGTAACTGATCGTTCAGGAAAACCGATAATGGATGGAGACAAACCAGCCGGAGTTTTTGCAATTGGTGCTGGACATGTAAACCCTGAAAGAGCCATTGACCCGGGGTTGATTTATGACATCAGGCCAGAGGAGTATGTCACTCATTTATGCAGTCTTGGATacacaaaatcagaaattctAACTATCACTCACAGGAACGTTAGCTGCCGTGAAATCCTGCAGATGAACAGGGGTTTCAACCTCAATTACCCCTCCATTTCAGTAACTTTCAAACATGGCATGAGAAGTAAAATGATCAAACGACGAGTAACAAATGTGGGAAGTCCTAATTCCATTTACTCGCTGGAACTAATGGCGCCTAAGGAAGTTAAAGTAAAAGTTAAGCCTCAAAGGTTAATATTCACAGACATCAATCAGAGTTTGAGTTACAGGGTATGGTTTATATCAAGGAAGAGAGCAGGAACAGCAAAAATGAGCTTTGCACAAGGGCAGTTGACATGGGTCAATTCTAAGAATAGCTTGAACAGGGTTAAAAGCCCGTTCTCGGTGACTTGGAAGTAACGGGGCTGATTGCAATCATGGCACCAGAGTGGTCATGGTAGCTCTACTCTAGAAATCAAAAAATCCATTGTTATTGACTCATTGGATTCACATTTATGAGATTTAAGGTTGAATATTTATCCTGGCTTTGTGGGGTATAAAACTCGAGACACAAGCTATGCCCTTTTATCATCTGATAAAGGCAGAGGCTATTATTGTATTAACTACTAGTCTTCTATCCTGCTTGGAGTCTTTGGACTATGAACTTTTTCTACTTAAAATGTTTCTGCAGTGATAAAGATTCATGTTACCCTCCTTTTAGTCAAATGAATTTACATTTATAAATCTCATTATCTAGTATACTGATCCTGTTTTCTATCACCTATGTCCTCAATTGAGCAGAACATGTTAAGAAATTTCCAATACAATATGAAATCCGAGGCAGATATAGATACAAACTTACAAGGTTATCAATGCCTTAACAAGTCTGCACCTTCATAGACTGAATTGTTTAATCTGTCACCATCGTATCATTTCTTCAAATCACAACAGagtaattaaaagaaataaggcTTTGAAACACAATCTTTCTCACCTCTATAACTCAAAATACATAATACTGACATAAATCTCAATAAGAACAGAAAAATTGGTTGAATCAGAAGGGACCACGCTGTACTTGCATTAAACTACATGTGTGGACTAATAAGATTCCCGAGTTTCATTTGACTTTGAAGAAAGCCAACATGGAGGAGATGACAGGGAGGAGAAAGACAACAGATAAGGATATACATTGCCTCATTTTTTGATGAATTGCAAGCCATTATCATTAGCATAGCGTTCCATGAATCTCATGAATCTGTCCCAATCTCTCGGAGTCCGCATCGTATACTTTGCTTCAATTCCTGCAGGCTTTCCATTGACAAATTTGGCATTGACATCAACTGATTGAAGAACACCTTCTTCATCAATCATGTAAAATCCAGTGATGTCACCAAATTCACCAGAGGAGTCAAAAACAGAAGGTTGCTCAAACTTGAATATAGCCACGCCATTTGTACCATCTTTTGATTTAGTTAGCCTCACATCTGGTATTGTCTGTTCATCAGTTCCTTGGATAAACTGAATTTTTGGTTTGACCATCATTGTAATAGATCTAGATGCTTGAGTACACCGTCTTATTGGCGCCCATTGGGGACGAGACACGTGCAAAGATTGACCATTGAACGTGGACTTTGCACTTCTATGGACAGTCCAAGATAACAAGCCTACACAATCAGAACACATATCATCTATGCTAGTATTATGGCTATGTTTCAGAATCCATGTCTCAGTTTTAACTTTTATCAATAATTCTCTCTCATTAAGTACATGAGGAGCCCTAATGGTCTCTAAGGTTTGGGAAAGGTGGAGATGACACACCTGAATTCAAATGTTGAGCTTTGATATAGAAAACACAGAACTGAGTATGTATTTAGTAATTTCGTTTGAACTGAATGGTTTAGCAATATAAATTTGGTTTATGAAAACATACAAAAAAAGGTAGCAAGATAAACCCAATAACGCTTTTAGTGTGTCAATTGATAAGAATCATAAAAAATTGATATCCAATTGACCCTTATTATACATTCCTACACTAGCAAGCTCATCAACTTAGAAACTTCCAAAACTGACACAAAGTTTGAAACTTTAAACAAACCCATGAAACCATTTCACCCCATTTGTCCCTTCATCTATAATTTCCCAGAAACCTTAATGCACTAAGTCAAATtatgaccaaaaaaatcaaaccattCACCACAGTAAAGTGTATTGCTTGAAATTAAACAACACCACATGCAGAAAAGAAGCCACAAAGAGTACCAGAATGAAGGCGTGGTTGCTGCAGACAGTGTGAGACTGGAGAGGAGAATGCAAGTGACTGCAGGGTTGCCATTGCACAGGCACAGaaagagagacacagagagaaagagaagaagatatACTAAAGACTCGAAGAGTGTTAAAAAGGAAAGTATAATTGTGGTTTGGGGATAGAGTGGTGTGTAACAAGGACAGCCATTCACTCTCAGTACGTTCTCAGCTTTTCAAAGGATTGGTGGATGGATAtactgaagagagagagagagagagattggcACTTGCAACTTGCTACTTGCTACATTCTGGTGTGTTGTTGTGACTCTGCATCATGGCCCATGAATACCGGGCAAATTTCTACAACCCGACACGTGGCATCTTCTGCTTCTTTGGGTCTAAGTCCAATAATTGTCTGGCACCAGTTGAGCCATGCTGGGTTGGGTCACAACCAAACAGCCCAATATTACAAGTTCTATACAGTTTAGCTCAATTTCTTGGGctctttgtttttggatttttgcaTGTAAAATTGTCAATGCATGgtctttggttggttttgactTTTGAGAATAATGTGTGtgttctcccttttttttttttttttttaaatttatattatatttttaatttttacaaaTGATCGTTTAAACCACTTTAAATTAATCTCATTTATATGAAGGGGATCAAAATTGAGATATAAAGGAGTGGACTCACTGTTCTGACCAATATGTCTAACCCACATATGCACACTAGAAATCAACAATAAAGTGAATTCCTATGTTTAGCCACATCATTAGAGTCTCAAAATTAAGCATTGTTTTGATATGATTAGCTTAATGATTGAAATCAATCTAattattgttgtatttaatATGATTTTGGATAAATTCGATATGATCCTATGATATCAGCATCTGCCAAATCATTTACAAGCCATGCCTACTTGTTAGAGATTTATTTGATGTTTGATAGCCTAATCATCCTAGTGTGTCGTCTACGGCTCTAATTTCCACTCTCCCACGActtttccataattttttacaataagaaaacaaagagaactGAAAATGAAACCATATCTCTATAcatattttttgagttttcaaCATGTAAAATGGagtgaaattttgggaattatATATGCAATAACGTGAATTAATAAACacgtttaatatatattagttttgactgaattataaattaattccaaaatttctaaaaataaaaataaaaacatattatttacgttaaatttaaaaaaagaaaaaaagggaaaaaaaaaagagagagagtagatAATTACATATGTTCATGAGCACATAGACTATTCCAAGTCAGAGGCCGACAAGAGAGAGCTTCTTGGTTGGTAATAAAAGGTGATGCTGCAATCCAATCCAACTGttgaaaattgaatgaaaaGAACAATTTAGTTTGTTAATCATGTGACCATGAATCGTGACTAGGGTTCTCTCTTACTCCGACTCTTCCTCAACTCGAGCCACTTTCCCTTCTGATAAGTCAAAGTCAGATGGCCCCAAACATTACCGCGTAACACATTGATTTCGGCGGTTGCTTTTTGGCAGATGAAATCAAGGGAGTGGTCATTTTGAACCATGGCGGCATTGGCTCGTCATAGCATTGTTAGACTCAATCGCTTTACGCGTTGGGATTAATTTTGTACTTACTCTAATCATCGATGCATTGTGAATAATTAGAATCAGATAAAAGATGTATGCGACTGATCGTAACATTCTTTTAGACAATCAAATACAAAATGCAGGTCGTACAACTTTTATGAACATTTAGGTGGGTTATAAAGGAGTACTAGTGTGCCACATTTCCATGTAAACATGTCACAACgccaaaattgaaaacttcCATTGCTACTACCGTCCTATGGCCATCTTGTAAAATGTTGTGCAGTGGAGAAGGTGCCACGCATAGGTAGAAGTATTGGAGCACTTATTATAACCttgattttgggatacaatgGAGGGCTATAGCCGTACGGATAATGAGACCCACATTACTGTATTGTCGTATAATATTAATGCTGCCGTACACTTAATTAGCTCCTCATTATAGtggtatttttctttctaattatAAAGGAGGTTGCAAATTCACtaagaaggggaaaaaaaaaacaagtacccaaagaagagaggaaaaggTTTTGTGGTTAGATTTGTCACCCAACTTATGATCATGTAGAGCATTACTTCCTACTCAAGAGAGACACCAGTGTTCTACTATGATGAACaccattttatatatatatttggtcaAACTTGCAGCTACTTATGAGAAATCCAAACAATCAACAGAACCATGATTAAAAGGTCCCAAActagaaaaacaaatgaaatgttgagagtttaacaaatatatatgtataataacAAGGGTTGTAGTTCAAGTGATTAAGAACATTTAATCATGTATCTGAGATTCTAAGTTTAATTCTCCGCTCTCCCAATATCacttataatatatatatatatatatgatccaCAGTTACGTTAAATTTATGATCCACACACAATGGATtatgttaaaaagaaaagaaaagtgggtaaaatataattaatattagtAGCAAAAAGATGATGACGCAAGGGATGAAGCCAACAAACAGAGGGGGCATGTTGAAGATGTTTCTACGTTGACCCGGCGGCTAAGAGACGTTGCCTTATTTCTCCCGCAATATTGGACTGCACACAGACCCCCTATAGGCTATagctataaatatatacacacaaatACACACAAACAAATCAGACTTCAACAATCAAACAACAACGAAACAATCCAATTCCACCAAACTTtcccctttttctctctctttctccctctctctcgtatctgtttatattaatatacTTTTGCTGCTCAGTCCAAAT
Proteins encoded in this window:
- the LOC18766706 gene encoding subtilisin-like protease SBT1.2, with protein sequence MDFKTHLFVSILFLCSVCLHANTLQTYIVQLHPQGVTSSSFATKPSWHLSFLQQTMSSEEDASSRLLYSYHSAMEGFAAQLSESELASLQMLPDVIAIRPDHRLQIHTTYSYKFLGLNTASSDGAWHKSAFGRGTIIGVLDTGVWPESPSFNDRGMPPVPRKWRGICQEGQNFNSSNCNKKLIGARFFTEGHRVASVSSYSPDAGHEYVSPRDSHGHGTHTSSTAGGASVGMASVFGNAAGVARGMAPGAHVAVYKVCWLNGCYSSDILAAMDVAIRDGVDILSLSLGGFPIPLFDDSIAIGSFRAVEHGISVVCAAGNGGPIQSSVANEAPWIATIGASTLDRRFPGIVQMGNGKYLYGESMYPGNHLMRAGKALELVYVTGENSGSEYCFRGSLPRAIVRGKIVVCDRGVNGRAEKGEVVKEAGGAAMILANTEINLEENSVDVHLLPATLIGFKESVHLKAYINSTRRPTARIVFGGTVIGKSRAPAVAQFSARGPSYSNPSILKPDVIAPGVNIIAAWPQNLGPTGLPEDSRRVNFTIMSGTSMACPHASGIAALLRSAHPKWSPAAIKSAVMTTAEVTDRSGKPIMDGDKPAGVFAIGAGHVNPERAIDPGLIYDIRPEEYVTHLCSLGYTKSEILTITHRNVSCREILQMNRGFNLNYPSISVTFKHGMRSKMIKRRVTNVGSPNSIYSLELMAPKEVKVKVKPQRLIFTDINQSLSYRVWFISRKRAGTAKMSFAQGQLTWVNSKNSLNRVKSPFSVTWK
- the LOC18766859 gene encoding photosystem II reaction center PSB28 protein, chloroplastic, which gives rise to MATLQSLAFSSPVSHCLQQPRLHSGLLSWTVHRSAKSTFNGQSLHVSRPQWAPIRRCTQASRSITMMVKPKIQFIQGTDEQTIPDVRLTKSKDGTNGVAIFKFEQPSVFDSSGEFGDITGFYMIDEEGVLQSVDVNAKFVNGKPAGIEAKYTMRTPRDWDRFMRFMERYANDNGLQFIKK